GAGCCAACGGCCTTCGCCCGAGCAACTGAAGGCGGCCAAAGCCCATCAGGAAGAGATCTCACAGATCGAATCGCAGATCGATAATGTGAAAAAGATGGCCAAACAGGCCCGCAAGGGTCCGAATCAAAAAAAGGGAAAAGGGAAGCAGCAAGCCCCTCGGACGCAGGTCAATCCGCAAGCAGTGCGCGAGCAAGTCAAAGAGTTGAATGACAAGCTCGAAAAGCTAGAGGCCGAGCCGACCCCGCCGGGTAACTACGCAGTCGGCGTCGTCGAGAGCGGGTCGCCGACGAATTGCCAGGTGCTGGTACGGGGCGAAATCAAGGACAAGGGCCCTGAAGTTCCGCGCGGCGTACTGACCGTGCTCAAGACGCCAGCGGCAAAAATCAATCCACGCCACAGCGGTCGCTTGGAGCTGGCACAATGGATCGCCAACAAGAGCAACCCGCTGACGGCTCGCGTAATGGTCAACCGCGTGTGGGGGCATTTATTCGGGCAGGGACTCGTCGATTCCGTCGACAACTTCGGCACGCTCGGCAACGAACCGAGCCATCCCGAGTTGCTCGATACCCTGGCTGTGCAATTCATGGACGAAGGCTGGTCGGTCAAGAAACTGATTCGCTCGATCGTCCTCAGTCACACCTATCAATTGAGCAGCGCGCATGACGCCAAGAATCACGATCTCGATCCCGCGAATCGGTACTTGTGGCGCATGGAGCGGCGCCGGCTGGATGCCGAGGAAATTCGCGACGCCATGCTGGTGGCTAGCGGCCAGTTGCAGTTAGAGCGGCCCGAAGGCTCGCCCGTCATGCAACTCGGCAACGGTCCGGTACGCGGCCGCGAGCTGCAAGACGTACGCAAGCCGAACAGCTTGCGCAGCATCTATCTGCCCATGATCCGCGGAAACGTTCCCGACATGCTGCAGGTATTCGACGCCGCCGACCCGAGCCTGATCGTCGGCAAGCGCGATGTTACGACGGTGCCGACCCAGGCCCTGTTTTTGATGAACAATCCCTTCGTTCTGCAGCAGTCGTCCGAAATGGCCAAGCGAATTCTGGCGGAAAAAGATCGCGACCAGTCGACCAAAATCGACCTGGCCTATCGCAACGCACTCACTCGCCTGGCCACCAAGGACGAACACCAGCGGGTGGCGAAGTACCTGAACGAGTATCGTCACGCGTTGGAACAGGCAGGTGGTAAGGTCAGCCCGCAAGTGGCGGCTTGGACCAGCTTGTGCCAGACCCTCTTTGAATGCGGCGAGTTTCGTTACGTTTATTGATCTGCACCTCTTAGCTCTGCAGGGCATGAACATGGCCAACAATATCTTCAAGCACGGTCTTTCTCGACGGGCACTCCTGAAGACTGTGTCCTGCGGCTTTGGCTATCTGGCCTTGGCCGATCTGGCCTCGCAGACACTTGCCACGGAGTCGCCGAACGTTCTGGTGCCCAAATCCACACACTTTCCTGCCCGCGCCAAGCGGGTCATCTTTCTGTTTATGGCTGGCGCGCCTTCGCACGTTGATACCTTCGATTACAAGCCGAAGCTACAGGCAGATGATGGCCGCCCGGCCGACGGTAAAGGGGCTTCGCGCAAGTTGATGAAGTCGCCGTTCAAGTTCGCAAAGCACGGACATTCGGGCCTGTGGATCTCGGACATATTTCCCAATCTGGCGACACATGCCGATGATCTCTGTCTGCTCAACAGCATGTATACCGACGTGGGCGTGCATCCGCAGGCCGTGATCGAAATGCACACCGGCACGTTCCGCTTTCAACGCCCATCGATGGGGGCCTGGACGCTGTATGGTTTGGGGAGCGACAACTCCGAGCTGCCCGGGTTCATTACGATCAATCCCACCGGCGGCGCGCCAACCTACGGCAGTGCCTTTTTGCCGGCCTCGTACCAGGGCATCAAGATCGATGGCGTGCAGGAGAAAAACGGTGGCGGCCGCATGGCCAATATCGCCAACCCACGACTGTCTGCCGAATTGCAGCGCAAGCAGCTCGACCTGTTGGCCAGCTTGAATAAAGATCGCCTGGCCAAGGATGGCGTCAACACCGAACTGGAGGGCCTGATCGAATCCTACGAGCTGGCTTTCCGCATGGAAGGAGCCGTGCCGGCGATCATGGATATCTCGAACGAGACGCAAACCACGCGCGACTCCTACGGCGTCGGCACCAAGGGGACCGACAATTTCGGGCGGCAGTGCCTGATCGCGCGGCGGTTCGCCGAAGCTGGCGTGCGCTTTATCGAACTGGGCATGGGGGGCTGGGATCAGCACAATGACCTGCGCGCAAAGCTGACGACAAACGCGCGCAGCATCGATAAGCCCATCGCGGCTTTGCTCGCCGACTTGAAACAACGCGACATGCTCAAGGACACGCTGGTCGTATGGGGGGGCGAATTTGGCCGTACGCCGGCTGCGCAAAAGTCTGACGGTCGTGATCACAACGCCAGCGGATTCAGCATGTGGATGGCCGGCGGCGGAGTGAAGGGGGGCTATCGTCACGGCGCCACCGACGAGCACGGCACCAACGCCGTCGACAAGAAAATGCACATCAACGATCTACACGCCACGATGCTGTATCTACTTGGGCTCGATCACACCAAGCTGACGTACCAGTACAGCGGCCGCGAAGTACGCTTGACCGACCTGGCCGGCCAGGTGGCACACGACATTGTCGCTTAGCGCCCGCGGTGGCCTTGCGACATCAGCGCCCGGGCGGACGTGTGCCCACACGGCGCAAGAAGAGCAGCAGCGTTCCGCCGCAACACCCCAGCAGCCACGTCGCGGGTTCTGGCACGGCTGATCCACTGCCTGCCCCGCTTCCTGTGCCGTAAGTCGCCAACCAATTGCCGGCGATCGTGTTGACGTCCAAGCCATTTACGACACCGTCGCCGTTGACGTCGCCAGCCACATTGCTGCCGACGGCCAACCAGTGTCCGGCCAGCTTATTGATGTCCAATCCGTTGACGATGCCGTCGCCATTGGCGTCACCAAGTCCCGGTGGCGGCGGGGCGTAGCTGATCACGTAGTTTGAATACGGACCGAGCGTAGCGGCCAGCGTGTCGGAGCCTCCGTAGGTCAGACCCGCATGCTGTAGAATCTGCGCTTCGCTGAATAACGGGACCCCGGCGTTGTAGCCGGTATCCAGGGCCTGCGCAAACAGATTGCCCAGCGTCCCCTGCAAAGTGGTGTATGGGTGGATGCCATCAACGCAGAATCCGGCGGTCGACGAGGTACTGCTCGTGCTTTGGGTCAGGTTGATCGTCACGTTGCCAATCTTGACCGTGGTGTTGAAGCTTCCTTCGGAACCAAACACCTTGCTGATCATCGCCGACAGATCGGCAACCACGATGTGATCCGATTGCGCGATAC
This genomic stretch from Pirellulales bacterium harbors:
- a CDS encoding dockerin type I domain-containing protein, producing MKLTFRRLWSRVAAITLLGVILSPERARAEINLGVMGDSLSDEYMFNGRTYATNWTEQFATYDSANLGPLVTSPANPPPRGEGYNQNWALAGATSSTVLSGGQASGLAAQIPNAGGAGIDYAVFAIGANDFGPGTTAYNDIYGGVWSQSQITSYVNSVVSNISTALGDILPTGVKVVVATVPDYGITPTVQADYPDATKRQLVANAVAQVNTGINGIAQSDHIVVADLSAMISKVFGSEGSFNTTVKIGNVTINLTQSTSSTSSTAGFCVDGIHPYTTLQGTLGNLFAQALDTGYNAGVPLFSEAQILQHAGLTYGGSDTLAATLGPYSNYVISYAPPPPGLGDANGDGIVNGLDINKLAGHWLAVGSNVAGDVNGDGVVNGLDVNTIAGNWLATYGTGSGAGSGSAVPEPATWLLGCCGGTLLLFLRRVGTRPPGR
- a CDS encoding PSD1 and planctomycete cytochrome C domain-containing protein, with the protein product MRTVRVGSGAVLLVLLVIGKAYCAAPTMTSRPSKEGLDFFEKHIRPVLVHNCYECHSGDAAKAKGHLLLDTAEGMRKGGDSGAVILPGHADSSLLVEAIRYEGLEMPPKAQLPDDVIEDFVQWIDMGAPDPRVGKAAKPKGKIDLAEARKYWAFRPPKRVTPPEVNDSRWPYNDIDRFVQARREQEHLAPAADTDRLTLIRRVTFDLTGLPPTPAEVDAFLKDPSAGAFGTVVDRLLDSPQFGERWARHWFDVVRYAESTGKDRNVPYRYAWRYRDYVIDAFNADKPYDRFILEQLAGDLLPARGPKEKNDHVIATGFLALGPKAVNAKNAEQFAMDVIDDQIDVTGRALLGMTIACARCHDHKFDPIPTSDYYALAGIFRSSDTYSGIVAGKKSAVDAQLISLIDTDKSQRPSPEQLKAAKAHQEEISQIESQIDNVKKMAKQARKGPNQKKGKGKQQAPRTQVNPQAVREQVKELNDKLEKLEAEPTPPGNYAVGVVESGSPTNCQVLVRGEIKDKGPEVPRGVLTVLKTPAAKINPRHSGRLELAQWIANKSNPLTARVMVNRVWGHLFGQGLVDSVDNFGTLGNEPSHPELLDTLAVQFMDEGWSVKKLIRSIVLSHTYQLSSAHDAKNHDLDPANRYLWRMERRRLDAEEIRDAMLVASGQLQLERPEGSPVMQLGNGPVRGRELQDVRKPNSLRSIYLPMIRGNVPDMLQVFDAADPSLIVGKRDVTTVPTQALFLMNNPFVLQQSSEMAKRILAEKDRDQSTKIDLAYRNALTRLATKDEHQRVAKYLNEYRHALEQAGGKVSPQVAAWTSLCQTLFECGEFRYVY
- a CDS encoding DUF1501 domain-containing protein yields the protein MANNIFKHGLSRRALLKTVSCGFGYLALADLASQTLATESPNVLVPKSTHFPARAKRVIFLFMAGAPSHVDTFDYKPKLQADDGRPADGKGASRKLMKSPFKFAKHGHSGLWISDIFPNLATHADDLCLLNSMYTDVGVHPQAVIEMHTGTFRFQRPSMGAWTLYGLGSDNSELPGFITINPTGGAPTYGSAFLPASYQGIKIDGVQEKNGGGRMANIANPRLSAELQRKQLDLLASLNKDRLAKDGVNTELEGLIESYELAFRMEGAVPAIMDISNETQTTRDSYGVGTKGTDNFGRQCLIARRFAEAGVRFIELGMGGWDQHNDLRAKLTTNARSIDKPIAALLADLKQRDMLKDTLVVWGGEFGRTPAAQKSDGRDHNASGFSMWMAGGGVKGGYRHGATDEHGTNAVDKKMHINDLHATMLYLLGLDHTKLTYQYSGREVRLTDLAGQVAHDIVA